A DNA window from Thermosynechococcaceae cyanobacterium Okahandja contains the following coding sequences:
- a CDS encoding DUF1524 domain-containing protein — MKTEPDVGMALARFIERMSDKLFFTVITVADELNAYKVFETLNARGVRLSSTDLLKNYLFAVVARTQHSSQDLPDLERRWETLVGRLGSESFPDFLRMHWNSRHSFARHSDLFKTIRNTIQTLADVFALVRAMDDNIDTYLALTQPEGAQWLPEWKTAAQQLRMFSVRQPYPMLMAAKRVLTDPDFGTLLRTTVVLTFRYNVIGSQHTGEQERLYNEVARKLHDTLIETPRELFERLRPLYRPDRAFKADFAGKIIKTTQSRNAKVVRYILCALERHQGGLAFDPDSPSYSIEHVLPQSPDAGWDEFADRDLEHFIFRLGNMVMLEKNLNQEAANQPYAAKRQIYARSQFSLTRQLAAEHTEWAPQRLEQRQQQMAAIATGIWRIGQLS; from the coding sequence GTGAAGACCGAACCAGATGTGGGAATGGCGCTGGCTCGGTTTATCGAGAGAATGAGTGACAAGCTCTTTTTTACTGTTATTACTGTAGCGGATGAGTTGAACGCCTATAAGGTATTTGAAACCCTGAATGCTCGTGGGGTGCGGCTGTCGTCAACCGATTTACTCAAAAACTACCTCTTCGCGGTGGTGGCACGCACTCAACACAGTAGTCAGGACTTGCCGGATCTAGAACGGCGCTGGGAAACCCTTGTGGGGCGCTTAGGTAGTGAAAGTTTCCCTGATTTCCTGCGGATGCACTGGAACAGTCGGCATAGCTTTGCCCGCCATTCAGACTTGTTCAAAACAATCCGTAACACTATCCAAACCTTGGCGGACGTGTTTGCCCTTGTGCGAGCCATGGATGACAATATTGATACGTATCTTGCCCTGACCCAGCCGGAAGGTGCCCAGTGGCTACCGGAATGGAAAACCGCTGCCCAGCAACTACGGATGTTCTCCGTGCGTCAACCCTACCCCATGCTCATGGCGGCAAAGCGGGTGCTGACCGATCCGGACTTTGGCACCCTTTTACGGACTACGGTTGTACTGACCTTCCGCTACAACGTTATTGGTTCCCAGCACACGGGGGAACAAGAGCGTCTTTACAACGAGGTTGCCAGAAAGCTCCACGACACCCTAATCGAGACCCCCAGAGAACTATTCGAGCGTTTACGACCTCTTTACCGCCCAGATCGCGCCTTCAAGGCTGATTTTGCTGGAAAAATCATTAAGACGACCCAGAGTCGCAACGCCAAGGTTGTCCGCTACATTCTCTGTGCGCTTGAGCGCCACCAAGGGGGTTTGGCCTTTGATCCTGACTCGCCAAGTTACTCCATAGAGCACGTGCTGCCACAATCCCCTGACGCAGGTTGGGATGAGTTTGCGGATCGCGATTTAGAACATTTTATTTTCCGGCTAGGGAATATGGTCATGCTGGAAAAGAACCTGAACCAAGAAGCGGCCAACCAGCCCTATGCCGCAAAGCGCCAGATCTATGCTCGGAGTCAGTTTTCGCTGACACGGCAATTGGCAGCAGAGCATACGGAATGGGCTCCCCAACGCCTAGAGCAGCGGCAGCAGCAAATGGCAGCGATCGCCACCGGGATTTGGCGTATTGGCCAACTGTCCTGA